The Sphingomonas astaxanthinifaciens DSM 22298 genome has a segment encoding these proteins:
- the paaC gene encoding 1,2-phenylacetyl-CoA epoxidase subunit PaaC has protein sequence MPSLPPIRPEDEAVAARLKPEGAFDAPADAHDPVRAGYCLRLGDDALILGQRLSEWTGHAPSVEVDLSLANMALDLVGQATLFLGEAGDADELAFKRDVLDFRNCLLVEQPNGDFARTMVRHLLFTTFQHMLFERLVASRDKAIAGIAAKGVKELAYHRELAADWVIRLGDGTEESHARTLDGLDWCWRFVPELFEVDGELEAAIAIGIAVDPRGFEADYREAVGAVLAEATLPVPPDSRAILGGRRGHHSEHLGHLLAIMQYLPRTYPDAVW, from the coding sequence ATGCCGAGCCTTCCGCCCATCCGTCCCGAGGACGAGGCCGTCGCTGCGCGCCTCAAGCCCGAAGGCGCCTTCGACGCGCCCGCCGATGCCCATGACCCCGTTCGCGCGGGCTATTGCCTCCGGCTCGGCGACGATGCGCTGATCCTCGGCCAGCGCCTCAGCGAATGGACCGGGCACGCGCCGTCGGTCGAGGTCGATTTGAGCCTTGCCAACATGGCGCTCGACCTCGTCGGCCAGGCGACCCTGTTCCTGGGCGAAGCGGGCGATGCCGACGAGCTCGCCTTCAAGCGCGACGTGCTCGACTTCCGCAACTGCCTGCTGGTCGAACAGCCCAATGGCGATTTCGCGCGCACCATGGTCCGGCACCTGCTGTTCACGACCTTCCAGCACATGCTGTTCGAGCGGCTTGTCGCGAGCCGCGACAAGGCGATTGCCGGAATCGCCGCCAAGGGGGTCAAGGAACTCGCCTATCATCGCGAGCTGGCCGCCGACTGGGTGATCCGGCTCGGCGACGGGACCGAAGAGAGCCACGCCCGCACGCTGGACGGGCTCGACTGGTGCTGGCGCTTCGTGCCCGAACTGTTCGAAGTGGACGGGGAGCTGGAAGCCGCGATTGCGATCGGCATCGCGGTCGATCCGCGCGGGTTCGAGGCTGATTATCGGGAGGCCGTCGGTGCGGTGCTGGCCGAAGCGACCCTGCCGGTCCCGCCCGACAGCCGCGCCATCCTCGGCGGTCGCCGCGGCCATCACAGCGAGCATCTCGGTCACCTGCTCGCGATCATGCAATATCTGCCGCGCACCTATCCGGACGCCGTTTGGTGA
- a CDS encoding ferredoxin--NADP reductase, which translates to MSEKHFHALEVAEIVEETDEARSIRFHVPPELADIFRYRAGQHLTLRATIGGEEVRRNYSLCTAPHEGALKVTVKQIAGGAFSNWVARELKAGDLLDVMPPHGSFTTDFDAAASRRYVAFAGGSGITPVMSLARTALAEEPGSRFTLFYGNRDASSIIFLDALAELKDRYLGRFELFHLLSDEDGDVELLNGMLDRATCDRVLEAFVPEPGQVDAYFICGPGPMMDAAEAALLEAGVAPERIHIERFTAGRPSAALAAEMAELQQAASGQQISVTIDGRTRRIAFDGSNILDSARAAGLPAPFACKAGVCATCRARVTAGEVSMAARYGLTDEEIAAGYVLTCQSVPKGEGVALDYDA; encoded by the coding sequence GTGAGCGAAAAGCATTTCCATGCCCTCGAGGTCGCGGAGATCGTCGAGGAGACCGACGAGGCGCGCTCGATCCGCTTCCACGTTCCGCCCGAGCTCGCCGACATCTTCCGCTATCGCGCCGGGCAGCATCTGACGCTGCGGGCGACCATCGGCGGCGAAGAGGTGCGGCGCAACTATTCGCTCTGTACCGCGCCGCACGAGGGCGCGCTCAAGGTGACGGTCAAGCAGATCGCGGGCGGTGCCTTCTCCAACTGGGTGGCGCGCGAACTGAAGGCGGGCGACCTACTTGACGTCATGCCGCCGCATGGGAGCTTCACCACCGATTTCGATGCGGCCGCCAGTCGCCGCTACGTCGCCTTCGCGGGCGGCTCGGGAATCACGCCCGTCATGAGCCTGGCGCGGACCGCGCTGGCCGAGGAGCCGGGCAGCCGCTTCACGCTCTTCTACGGCAATCGCGACGCGTCGAGCATCATCTTTCTCGATGCGCTGGCGGAGCTGAAGGACCGCTATCTCGGCCGGTTCGAGCTGTTCCATTTGCTCAGCGACGAGGACGGCGACGTCGAGCTGCTGAACGGGATGCTCGACCGCGCAACCTGCGACCGGGTGCTCGAGGCCTTCGTGCCCGAGCCCGGCCAGGTCGACGCCTATTTCATCTGCGGCCCCGGGCCGATGATGGACGCAGCCGAGGCTGCGCTGCTCGAAGCAGGGGTCGCGCCCGAGCGGATCCACATCGAGCGCTTCACCGCGGGGCGCCCCTCGGCGGCGCTGGCGGCGGAGATGGCCGAGCTCCAGCAGGCCGCCTCGGGCCAGCAGATCAGCGTCACCATCGACGGCCGGACCCGCAGGATCGCCTTCGATGGCTCGAATATCCTCGATTCCGCGCGGGCCGCGGGCCTGCCCGCGCCCTTCGCCTGCAAGGCCGGGGTCTGCGCCACCTGCCGTGCGCGGGTGACGGCGGGCGAGGTCAGCATGGCCGCGCGCTATGGCCTGACCGACGAGGAGATCGCCGCGGGCTATGTCCTCACCTGCCAATCGGTGCCCAAGGGCGAGGGTGTCGCGCTCGACTATGATGCGTGA
- a CDS encoding amino acid aminotransferase, producing MLTSLERRGLADLPPLVSDSLLALIAMVNADPRTDKIDVGVGVYRDGAGRTPVMRAVKESERRLHEAQDSKSYLGGAGDRRFAELLRPIVLGAHAGDDRIVGLQTPGGCGALFLALKLIAAFNPQARVFMGTPTWPNHPPMARGARLEIVEYRHYDPVARAVDFGAMIEALESARPGDVALLHACCHNPTGADLSEDQWREVARVVAERRLIPLIDFAYQGFGRGLEQDRFGVEVLLEACNEVLITQSCDKNFAVYRDRVGCLFVKAPSADIAKFAMTHLLQISREAWSMPPDHGAAAVRTVLDNADLAADWRVELDAMHGRIRMVRERIAAADPRLAYIADQQGMFSMLPLSVEQVKRLRSEHSIYMADSGRANLVGIADGDLDRFCEAVVGALDTPTSHG from the coding sequence ATGCTGACCAGCCTCGAGCGCCGCGGCCTTGCCGATTTGCCACCCCTCGTCAGCGATTCGCTGCTGGCGCTGATCGCGATGGTCAATGCTGACCCGCGGACCGACAAGATCGATGTCGGCGTCGGCGTCTATCGCGATGGCGCCGGGCGGACCCCCGTGATGCGCGCGGTCAAGGAATCCGAACGCCGCCTGCATGAGGCGCAGGACAGCAAATCCTATCTCGGCGGGGCGGGGGATCGGCGTTTTGCCGAACTGCTCCGGCCGATCGTGCTCGGCGCGCATGCCGGGGATGACCGGATCGTCGGGCTGCAGACCCCGGGCGGCTGCGGTGCCTTGTTCCTCGCGCTGAAGCTCATCGCCGCCTTCAACCCGCAAGCCCGCGTCTTCATGGGCACGCCGACCTGGCCCAACCATCCGCCGATGGCGCGCGGCGCGCGGCTCGAGATCGTCGAATATCGCCATTACGATCCCGTGGCCCGCGCGGTCGATTTCGGGGCGATGATCGAGGCGCTGGAATCGGCGCGGCCGGGCGACGTCGCGCTGCTTCACGCCTGCTGCCACAATCCGACCGGCGCGGACCTCAGCGAGGACCAATGGCGCGAGGTCGCGCGGGTGGTCGCCGAGCGCCGGCTGATCCCGCTCATCGACTTCGCCTATCAGGGATTCGGGCGCGGGCTCGAGCAGGACCGCTTCGGGGTCGAGGTCCTGCTCGAGGCCTGCAACGAGGTCCTCATCACGCAGAGCTGCGACAAGAATTTTGCCGTCTATCGCGACCGTGTCGGCTGCCTGTTCGTCAAGGCACCGAGCGCCGACATCGCCAAATTCGCCATGACCCACCTCCTCCAGATCAGCCGCGAGGCCTGGTCGATGCCGCCCGACCATGGCGCAGCCGCGGTGCGGACGGTGCTGGACAATGCCGACCTCGCCGCCGACTGGCGCGTCGAGCTCGACGCGATGCATGGCCGGATCCGGATGGTTCGCGAGCGGATCGCCGCCGCCGATCCCAGGCTCGCCTATATCGCCGACCAGCAGGGCATGTTCTCGATGCTGCCGCTGTCGGTCGAGCAGGTGAAGCGGCTGCGCAGCGAGCACAGCATCTACATGGCCGACAGCGGCCGCGCGAACCTCGTCGGCATCGCCGACGGTGACCTCGACCGCTTCTGCGAGGCGGTGGTCGGCGCGCTGGACACCCCCACCAGCCATGGCTGA
- a CDS encoding alpha-ketoacid dehydrogenase subunit alpha/beta — protein MAEADPEFSVDTDWEEVARLVLTSREMDRLEEEELVPAKQVLYQFSARGHDMAQVLLGLKLRDGDAACGYYRSRPLLLALGVPLADALGSGMGRSGGYSGGRDIGVVFNYPNPGGAHALPMCGGVGAQYTPAAGWAQAIRYKAEVLKGQARGNIALVLGGDASCATGGFWSALTIATTQKLPLLFYVEDNGYGISVPSTYQTPGQNIAANLASFTGLTIFNGDGTDPLEAARLIDAAVAHVRSGQGPALLRLTVPRLEGHSYQDTQTYKSESEIATEWARDPLPKLKAYCAGRQIGEQRWGELEQSVAWDVGQARAEAEARPVLPVDEVANDVFFSGTHAEVGGRAGLSLEGTHEEPRPEGQRINMVTAIRRVLDQELEANPKMCVFGEDVGPKGGVHAVTLGLQDKYGVGRVFDTSLNEEGIVGRAVGMALAGLLPVPEIQFRKYAEPATEQINDTGTMRWRTANRFAAPMVLRVPGGFFKCGDPWHSQTNEVQFVHNPGWKVAVPSNAEDAVGLLRMALRGHDPVLFFEHRAMLDDSWARRPWPGEGYVLPFGRAKKTRNGDKITIVTWGAMVPRCEAAAEGLSADVIDLRTLAPWDREMVLESVSRTRRCLIVHEDLRTAGFGAEIAAVVADEAFLDLDAPVARVTMPDIPSPHHPALLEAAVPSVARIRAEIDRLVGF, from the coding sequence ATGGCTGAAGCGGACCCCGAGTTTAGCGTCGACACCGACTGGGAAGAGGTCGCCCGCCTGGTTCTCACCAGCCGCGAGATGGACCGGCTGGAGGAGGAGGAGCTCGTCCCGGCCAAGCAGGTGCTCTACCAGTTCAGCGCGCGCGGCCACGACATGGCGCAGGTGCTGCTCGGCCTGAAGCTCCGCGACGGCGACGCGGCCTGCGGTTATTATCGCTCGCGCCCGCTGCTGCTCGCGCTCGGCGTTCCGCTGGCCGACGCGCTCGGGAGCGGGATGGGCCGGTCGGGCGGCTATTCGGGCGGACGCGATATCGGGGTGGTGTTCAACTATCCCAATCCCGGCGGCGCGCATGCGCTGCCGATGTGCGGCGGGGTCGGCGCGCAATATACGCCGGCCGCGGGCTGGGCGCAGGCGATTCGCTACAAGGCCGAGGTGCTGAAAGGGCAGGCGCGCGGCAACATCGCGCTGGTGCTCGGCGGCGACGCGAGCTGTGCGACCGGGGGCTTTTGGTCGGCGCTGACCATCGCCACCACGCAGAAGTTGCCCTTGCTCTTCTACGTCGAGGACAATGGCTACGGCATTTCGGTGCCCTCGACCTACCAGACGCCCGGGCAGAATATCGCCGCCAACCTCGCGAGCTTCACCGGGCTGACGATCTTCAACGGCGACGGGACCGATCCGCTCGAGGCCGCGCGGCTCATCGATGCGGCGGTGGCGCATGTCCGAAGCGGGCAGGGCCCCGCGCTGCTGCGGCTGACCGTCCCGCGGCTCGAGGGGCACAGCTACCAGGACACGCAGACCTACAAGAGCGAGAGCGAGATCGCGACCGAATGGGCGCGCGATCCGCTGCCGAAATTGAAGGCATATTGCGCCGGCCGGCAGATCGGCGAGCAGCGTTGGGGCGAGCTCGAGCAGTCGGTCGCCTGGGACGTCGGCCAGGCCCGCGCCGAGGCCGAGGCACGGCCGGTTCTGCCGGTCGACGAGGTCGCCAACGACGTCTTCTTCTCCGGCACCCATGCCGAGGTCGGTGGGCGTGCGGGCCTCAGCTTGGAAGGCACGCACGAGGAGCCGCGCCCCGAGGGCCAGCGGATCAACATGGTGACCGCGATCCGCCGCGTGCTCGACCAGGAGCTCGAGGCCAATCCGAAGATGTGCGTCTTCGGCGAGGACGTCGGGCCCAAGGGCGGCGTCCATGCGGTGACGCTTGGCCTCCAGGACAAATATGGCGTCGGCCGCGTGTTCGACACCAGCTTGAACGAGGAGGGCATCGTCGGCCGCGCGGTGGGGATGGCGCTCGCCGGCCTGCTGCCCGTGCCCGAGATCCAGTTCCGCAAATATGCGGAGCCTGCGACCGAGCAAATCAACGACACCGGGACGATGCGCTGGCGCACCGCCAACCGCTTCGCCGCGCCGATGGTGCTGCGCGTGCCGGGCGGCTTCTTCAAGTGCGGCGATCCCTGGCACAGCCAGACCAACGAGGTGCAGTTCGTCCACAATCCCGGCTGGAAGGTCGCGGTGCCGAGCAATGCCGAGGACGCCGTCGGCCTGCTGCGCATGGCGCTCCGCGGCCACGATCCGGTGCTGTTCTTCGAGCATCGCGCGATGCTCGACGACAGCTGGGCGCGGCGGCCGTGGCCGGGCGAGGGCTATGTCCTGCCGTTCGGACGGGCGAAGAAAACGCGTAACGGCGACAAGATCACCATTGTCACCTGGGGTGCGATGGTCCCGCGTTGCGAGGCCGCGGCCGAGGGCTTGAGCGCCGACGTCATCGACCTGCGCACGCTTGCACCTTGGGACCGCGAGATGGTGCTGGAGAGTGTCTCGCGCACCCGGCGTTGCCTGATCGTCCACGAGGACCTGCGTACCGCGGGCTTCGGGGCGGAGATTGCCGCGGTGGTGGCGGACGAGGCCTTCCTCGACCTCGACGCGCCGGTCGCGCGGGTGACCATGCCCGACATTCCCTCGCCGCATCACCCGGCGCTGCTCGAGGCGGCGGTCCCGAGCGTCGCCCGGATCCGGGCCGAGATCGACCGGCTGGTGGGGTTCTGA